Sequence from the Luteibacter aegosomaticola genome:
ATGGGCACGCCGAACTTGCTGCCCGTGCCGCCGGTCTTCACCTTCTGGTGGTGGCCAAGGCCACGGCCGAGATCCACGCGCAGCACGATATCGCGGCCCTGGAACAGATCGCCCCAGTGCTCGATCGGATGCAGCGCATCGATGGTGATTGTGGCGCGGGTTTTCAGGGCGGCTTCGAAATCGCGGCGTGCGGCGAAGTTGGGCGTGAACAGCAGCGGCGCACTCTCCGGCACCACGGCCGACACGGCGTCGAGTTCACCCGGCGACACGCACTCGAATGCGAAGCCTTCCTCCGCCAGCACCTTGAGGATACCGGGGTGGGTGTTGGCCTTCACCGCGTAATGCGCGCGATCGACGGCGCGTAGCGACTTCACCTTGCGCGCCTGCGCCCGCACCGTGGGCAGGTGGTAGGCATAGCGCGGCGTGCGCTCTTCGGCCAGTTGCAGCAGGCGGGTGCGCTCACCCTGCCACCATGCGGCGGCGGGCAGCGGCGCTTCACCACTACCGTAGAGCGATTGCCAGGCCGGACCGAACACCACGCTATCGTCGGTGCGCAGTGCACCGGCGCCGATCAGCAGTTCGTGCAGGCGCGGCAGCATCTCGTCGACCACGTCCTCATCGACCACGAAGGTGAGGTTGAGGTTGTTGGACGACTGCGAGATGAGGTGCACGCGCAGCTGGCCGAACTCCGCCAGCACGCCGGAAAGCTTGTGCAGCATGGAACGCATGCCGCGGCCGACGAGCGTGATGGCAGCGCACGGTGCGATCACCTTCACCCGGCACACGCGGGCCAGGTCGGCGGCCAGCGCGGCGATGGCATCGGAATCGAGCAGGTTTTCCGTGGGGTCCAGCGACACCGTGACGTTGGTCTCGGCCGAACCGATCAGGTCCACGGAGAGGCCGTGGCGCTTGAACGCATCGAACACGTCGGCGAGGAAGCCGACCTGCTGCCACATGCCGACGGATTCCATCGAGACGAGGGTGATGCCCTTGCGTGCACTGATCGCCTTGATGCTCGGCGCGTGCTCACGCACCTCGGGACCGATCACCGTACCTTCCAGTTCCGGACGGTTGGTGTCCTTCACCAGCAACGGCACGCGCGGCTCGCGCAGCGGCGAGAGGCACCGCGGGTGCAGCACCTTCGCGCCGGTCGAGGCGATTTCCTGGGCCTCTTCGTAATCCAGGCGCTGGAGCAGGCGCGCACCGGCAACCTGGCGCGGGTTCGCACTGAACATGCCCGCCACGTCGGTCCAGATCTCGACGCGGGCGGCGGCGAGCAGCGCACCGAAGTACGCTGCCGAGGTATCCGAACCACCACGCCCCAAAAGGACCGTGCGGCCATCGTCATCCCGGGCGATGAAGCCCTGGGTGATGAAGACCTCGCCACGTGCCGCCAGGGCAGCCGACAGCGCCGGATCCGGGTGCGGTTCGACCATGGCCGAGAGCAGGCGGGTGCGCTCGTTCTGGTTGGGCAACGCCACCGCATGCAGGCACTCGCGCGCGTCCAGCCACGCCGTGGGCAGGCCGTTCGCGCTGAGGAAAGCCGCGCCGAGCGCGCTGGACATGAGCTCGCCGTGCGCCTGCACGGCCGCCTGCCAGGCCAGTTCGCCGAGATCCGCCGGGCCGGTATCGGCCAGCCCCGCCAGATCGGCCAGGCGCGCGCCGAGGGTTTCAGGCAGCGCCAGCGACATCTCGCCGAGCAGGGCGTGGTGGCGATCGGCCAGTGCGGAGGCCGCGTCCGAGCGGCGTTTGGGTTCCGTGTGCGTGCAAAGCTGTTTCAGGCCATCCGTAATGCCGGACAGGGCTGAGACTACGATCAGCACGCGCGCGCCTTCGACGCGGCGGCTGGCAGCCAGCTCGAGGATATTGCGCCAGCGTGCGGCGGTGGCCACGGAGGTGCCGCCGAACTTCATGACGATCCAGGGCGCGTTGGCGGGCAACGGCGCGTTTGCGTTTTCGCTCACGGTTCTCTTTTGCGTTGGTGGGGAAAAAGAATCCCCGGAGTGTTGCGCCGCAACGGAAAAAAGGCAACGAGGCCCCTCCCGTGGCTTTTCAAAGCCCGTTAAGCACGCCATGCTGCGCCCTTCGTCCCGATCTCACGCCCCCATGGAAAACCCCGGATACGCCCGCCGCATCAACCTTATGGACGCCGCGCTCATCGTCGTCGGCGGCATCATCGGCGGCGGCATCTTCCTGAACCCGGGTATCGCCGCCCAGCGCACCAGCTCCGGCTGGGTGCTCCTGGGGCTCTGGGTGGCCGGCGGCCTACTGACCCTCGTGGGCTGCCTCTGCTACGCCGAACTCGGCGCGCGCCGGCCCGAAGCAGGTGGCAGCTACGTGTATCTGCGCGAGGCCTTCGGCAAGCTGGCCGGCTTCCTCTTCGGCTGGACCATGCTGCTGGTTATCTACAGCGGCAGCAGCGCGGCGGTGGCCACCATCTTCGGCAGCTATGCCACCTCCGTCTTCGGCCTCTCGCCCAGCCTGGTCAAACCCCTGGCCGTGGGGGCGCTGGTCTTCGTCACCGGCATCAACCTGTTCGGTATCCGCCTCGGTGCGCAGATCCAGAACGTCTTCGCCATCCTCAAGCTCGCCGCGATCGCGGTCCTCGTCGTCACGGGCCTCGCTTTCGCCGGTGCGGGCACGTCGCAGGCCATGGCGGCCAGTCCTACCGCGGTGACGGGTGGGCTCGCCGGCGCACTGCTGCCGGTGCTGTTCGCGTTCTCGGGCTTCAGTTACCTCAACAACCTCGCCGGTGAAGTGCGCGACCCGCAGCGTACCCTGCCCCGCGCCCTCGTGCTGGGCATGCTCATCGTCATCGCCGCCTACGTCCTCACCAACTACGCCTACCTGGCCGTGCTGGGCCACGATGGCCTTGCGGCCAGCCAGGCGCCTGCGGCCGACGTGATGAGCAGGGTATTTGGCCCGGCCGGCGCGAAAATCATCGCCATCGGCATCGCCATTTCCACGCTGGGCTTTTGCAATATCACCCTGGTGGCCGGCGCACGCGTGCTCCAGGTGATGGGCGAGGATGGCCTGTTCTTCGCCAGCGTGGCCCGCCTGCACCCCAAACACCGCACGCCCAACATCGCGCTGGGCGCCCTGTCGGGCTGGGCCATGGTCCTCGTGCTCGTGGCGAACTACGGCCAGCTGCTGGATTTCGCGGCGTTCGGTGACTGGGCTGCGTACGCCGTCACCATTGCCACGCTGTTCTGGTATCGCCGCCATGTGAAGGAGCGCCCCAGCTTCGTCACGCCGGCCTACCCCTTGCTGCCGTTACTGTTCCTGGCCACCGTGATTGGCGTGGTCGTCGCGTATTCGCTCTCCAAGCCGCTTAGCGCCGCCGTCGTCTGTGCCGTCGTCGTAGCGGGCCTGCCGGTTTATGCGATCTGGCAGCGCCTGTTCAGTAAAGGCGCTCGCTGAACGGAGGCCCGGATGCCACAATGGCCCGGTTCAGTTGAGGAAAGCAGATGGCACAGCAAGGCCCGACGTCTCCCGTACCCGTTCCCACGCAGGGCGCCGCCGAGGTGCCGCCCAAGCCCGTACGCGAAGGCATCGACCTGATCGTCAACGATGAGCGGTACCGCCACACCGGCGACAAGGCCATGCCGTTGCTGTGGTACCTGCGCGATGTGCTGCGCCTCACCGGCGCGAAGTACGGCTGCGACCAGGGCAATTGCGGTTTCTGCACCGTCATCGTCGATGGCAAGGCCGTGGCCAGCTGCCAGACGAAGATGGAGGGCATGTCGGGCAAGCGTGTGACCACGGTGGAGGGCCTGTCCGGCAAGGACGGCTCCCTGCACCCGGTGCAGCAGGCCTGGATCGACGAGGACGCCATCATGTGCGGATTCTGCCAGCCTGGCCAGATCATGGCCGCGGTGGATCTGCTCAACCGGCAGAAGAATCCTTCCGACGCCGACATCGACAAGATTGGCAACCTCTGCCGCTGTGGTAGCTACGGCCGCATTCGCAAGGCGATCAAGCGCGCCGCGGGCAGCATGAAGGAGCCGAAGGCATGAGTGGCGAGATCCGCCTTTCCCGCCGCCGTTTCCTGAAGTACGCCGCCGGCACCGCTGGCGCGCTGGTCGTTGGCATCGGTACCGTCCAGGCCGCCGAGCGCCCGGCCCCGCTCAGCCTGCTCGGCGATGCCTGGTCCCAGGTTGGCCCTTACGTGCGCGTCGCCCAGGATGGCCGCATTTTCATCGGCGTGCGCGATCCGGATAACGGCGAAGGCACCGGCACCTCGCTTGCGCGGATCATCGCCGAAGAGCTCGATGCGGACTGGAGCAAGGTCACCGTCGAATACCTTGGCCTCGGCGTCGAGGAAGGCAATGGTGAGCCGAAGTTCATTTACGGGCGCCAGCGTAGCGGTGATGCCTCCAGCATCCCGGCCGCGTGGGCCGATTTGCGCCAGGCCGGCGCGCTCGCCCGCTGGCTGCTGCTGCAGGCGGCCGCGCGCCGCCTGGGCGTCCCGGCCGAGCAGCTGCGTGGCGAAAGCGGCTTCGCGATCGCCGCCGATGGCCGCCGTATTGCCTACGGTGACCTGGCCAGCGCGGCCGCGAGCGTCGATGCCCCCACCAACCCGCCGCCCCTGAAGGCAGCGGAGCGCTACAAGCTGATCGGCCAGCCAGCCGGCGATATCGATGCGCGGGCCGTGGTCACCGGCGCGCTGCGCTACGCCGCCGACGAATCCATCGGCGATCCCATCGTTGCCGTGCTCGCCCGTTGCCCCTACCCCGGTGGCACGCTGGACTCGGCCGACCGCGACGCGGCTAGCAAAGTGAAGGGCGTGTTCGCGGTGGTGGATGTCACTCCCGAGCAAGGCCAGGTCATCGGCATGGCCGCGCAGGCACAGGCGCTGGCGGTTATCGCGGTGGACACCTGGTCCGCCTTGCAGGGCCGCGAAGCACTCAAGGCCACCTGGAAGCCCGGCAAGGATATCGAGCCTGGTAGCGGCGACCTCGAGAAAAAGGCGCTCGAGCTGTTCGACAACGATGACGCCGCGCCGACCTCGACGGTACGCAACGACGGCGACATCGCGGCGGCACGGAAGAAGGCGGCTCGGGCCCTGGAATCCACCTACGTCCAGCCCTGGGTGGCTCATGCCACCGCCGAAACGCCCAATTGCCTGGTCCGTCTCGATCCGAACACCCGCATCACGCTTATCGCAGCCTCACAGTCGCCGCGCCAGGCGTACACCGTGGTGCAGCGCATGACCGGCTTCAAACCGGACCAGATCGACATCCGCGTGCCGCGCGGTGGCGGCGGCTTCGGGCGCCGGCTCGAACAGGATTACATCGCCGAGGCCGTGGCGATCGCGCTGGCGAAGAAACCCGTGGACATCCAGAACCGCGCGATCCGCGTGCTCTGGACCCGCGACGACGACCTTGCCCACGATTACTACCGCCCGTTCGCGGTGCATCGCCTGAACGCATCGCTCGACCGCAAGCAGGCCATCGTCGGCTGGCACCAGCGCATGGCCAGCCCGTCGGCATTGGCGGGCCGTGCGACGCCGGGCGACCGTCTGTGGCAATCCGAGCTCATGGCCGATGCCTTACCCGCCGGCCTGGTACCGAACTTCCGCAGCGATTACTACGCGCTCGATTCGCTTCTACCGCGCGGCGAATGGCGTGGCGCGCCGCATGTGACACCCACGTTCGCCAGCGAAAGCTTCATCGATGAGCTCGCCCACGCGGTGAAGGCCAATCCGCTCGATTTCCGCCTGAAGTTGCTCGGCGATGCACGCCAGCTGCCTTATAACGGCCGCGGCGGCCCGATCGATACCGCCCGCATGGCCAATGTGCTGAAACTCGCGGCGGACAAGCTCGACTGGAGCCGCTGGCTACGCAGCGAGAACGGCCTCGGCATCGCCTGTGCATACGTGTTTGGCGCCTACGTGGCCCATGCGATCGAGGTGGCACCGACCGCCGACGGCATTGATATCCAGCGCGTCGTCTGCGTGGCGGACGTCGGCCTGGCGGTCAATCCGCTAGGCCTTGCCGCACAGCTCGAGGGCGCCACCATCGACGCCCTTTCCACCGCCCTCAACCTGGCCATCACGGTGAAGGACGGCAAGGTGCAGCAAACGGGCTTTAAGGATTACCCTGTCGCCCCGACCCAGCCCATGCCCTACCAGGTGGAGACGGTCATCGTGCCTTCCACCGCCGCCCCGGCGGGCGCCAGCGTCATCGGCGTACCCTCGGCGGCACCGGCCCTGGCCAATGCCGTGTTCCGGGCCACGGCGGTGCGTGTACGCAGGCTCCCCCTGCTGCGCGAACTCGCTCGCCTGCGTTAATTACCCTCACGGATTCCGAGGTCCCGTATGTCCACTGCATCATTCACCTCGGAAGGCGCGGCGCCGCGCACCGACGCCGACCTCATCGCTGGCAACAAGCGGTTCTATGACGCGCTTTGGGCCGAAGCCCAGCTCTGCTCGCCGGACCGCTTCAATACGTGGCCGCTGGTGTCGGAGCTGGCCGCCCGTGCCACCCGCCGGCTCGAGGTGGCCCCCGGCCTGCGCCCGCGCCTGCCGCTGGCCGATACGCAGTTCGTGGATCTCTCCCGCCCGGCCCTGTCCCAGCTGCGTCGCGCTGGCGCGAAGGTGGCTAACGCCATGATCGGCGCCCTTCCGTTCAAGGACGCCAGCTTCGATTTCGTGTGCGCCTTCGACATTCTGGAACACGTGGTGGACGACGATGGCGCCCTGGGTGAACTCGCCCGCGTGGCCGCGCCGGGCGCCAGCCTTCTGATTTCCACGCCGTTGCACCCCGAAGCCTGGACCCCGTTCGATGATTTCGTGGGGCATTACCGCCGTTACGAGCCCGAGGCCATCCGCGCCCTGCTCGCCCGCCACGGCTTCACCATCGAGCGCAGCGCGGTCTACGGCATGCAGCCGAAATCCTCGAAGCTGCTTGACCTCGGCCAGTACTTCCTCACCCACCATCGGGCCCGCGCCATGTGGTGGTACAACCGGGTGTTCATGCCGCTGGGCCTGCGCTTCCAGAAGCCGCTGGACTTCAAGCCAGGCTTCGATCCGGCACCCGGCGTGGACGAGGTCCTGCTGGTCTGCCGCAAGGCCGACGTTTAAATCGAGCAAAAACAGGGGCTTTACACATGGCGCGGCGCAACTGGTTATGATGCGCCACCCTCCCCGTCCCCGGATTGAAGCGGCATGCTCTATTTGATGCACGAATGGCAGCGCTCGATGCTCAGCCCGTTGTCGTACTGGGCTGAAGCAGGCGCCAAGATGTTTGGCGACCTGGCCAGCCCATTTGCCCGCATGCCGGGCGCCGACCGCGCCGCGGCGGGGTACGAGCTCATGTACCGCCTGGGCAAGGCGTACGAGAAGCCCGAATTCGATATCCACAGCGTGCACGCCCACGGGCACGACGTGGCCATCGTCGAACAGGTGGCCATGAGCAAGCCGTTCTGCACGCTCAAGCGCTTCAAGCGCTTCAGCGATGACCAGGCCACGGTCGACAAGATGAAGCACGACCCGGCGGTGCTCATCGTCGCGCCGCTCTCCGGCCACCACAGCACGCTGCTGCGCGATACCGTGCGCACGCTGCTGCGCGACCACAAGGTGTACATCACCGACTGGGTCGATGCGCGCATGGTGCCGACCGAGGAAGGCTCGTTCTCGCTCGCCGATTACGTGTCGTATATCGAAGACTTCATCCGCCACGTGGGCGTGCATCGCGCGCACGTGGTTTCAGTGTGCCAGCCGACCGTACCGGTGCTTGCCGCCGTCTCGCTCATGGCAGCGCGCGGCGAAGACACACCGGCCTCGCTGACCCTCATGGGTGGCCCGATCGATACCCGCAAGAGCCCCACCAGCGTCGATAACCTGGCTACCACGCGGCCGCTTTCGTGGTTCCGCAACCAGCTCATCCACAAGGTGCCGTACCAGTATCCGGGCGCGGGGCGCGAGGTGTATCCGGGCTTCCTGCAGCATGCAGGCTTCCTCGCCATGAACCCCAGCCGCCACGTCATGTCGCACTGGGATTTCTACGAGAACCTGCGCAAGGGCGATCTCGACGACGCCGAAGCCCACCGCAAGTTCTACGACGAATACAACGCCGTGCTCGACATGCCGGCCGAGTATTACCTCGATACCATCGAAACCGTGTTCCAGGAACACCGCCTGCCGAAGGGCACGTGGGAAGTCCACGGCGAGCTGGTGCAGCCGGCGAAGATCAAGAACACCGCCCTGCTCACCATCGAAGGCGAGCTCGACGATATTTCCGGCCTTGGCCAGACCGAAGCCGCACACGGGCTGTGCAAGGGCATCGCCAAGAAGCAGAAGAAGCACATCACCGTCGAAGGCGCCGGCCATTACGGCATCTTTAGCGGCCGCCGCTGGCGCGATGTGGTCTACCCGGATGTCCGCGACTTCATCAAGAAGTACGACAAGGGCAACAGCAACACCGGCGCCAAGGGCACGCGCAAAGCCTGAGCCCCGGCCGTAGGAGCCCACCCTGTGGGCGACATCTTTCGCAGAAGAGCTACAGGTCCTGTGGCTGCTGTACGAAAGGCGTCGCCCACAGGGTGGGCTCCTACACGAGATGCGTCGCCCACAGGGTGGGCTCCTACGCGAGAGGCGTCGCCCACAGGGTGGGCTCCTACAGGAGTAGCGCGCTTATCGTGGCCATCACGAGGAAGAAGGGCACCGACCAGAGATGGAAGGTGGCCCACGCCTTTTTTTCGCCCAGCAGGCGCAGGGCGATCAGGTTGGCCAGCGAACCCAGGATGAAACCGAAGCCGCCGACGTTCACGGCCCACGCCAGCGTGCGCCAGTCGTGCGAATACTCGGCCAGCAGGATCGCCGCCGGGACATTGCTCACCACCTGCGAGGCCACGGCCCCTGCGCCGAACAGGTGCAGGGGCTGCTGAAGATCCAGCGCACCCAGCGCGCTCTTCACGACATCCAGCCCCGCGAGCATGCGCAGGTCGATGAACATCAGGACGAACGTGAGCAGCAGGCCCCAGTCGATGGCCGCGAGGATGCGCGGACGGAACACGGCGAAAACAACGAACACGCCAACCAGACCCCACGCGACGTAGTGCAGGTCCGCCAGCACCAGGAACGGTAGGTAGAGCACGGCTGCGACCACGAGCATCGTGCGGTCCAGGCCGTTTTTTACGTGTTCGTGCACTTCCAGGCGCGTCGCCGGGAACGCCACCGCCGTGAGCGCCAGCAGCAACACTAACGCGATCGCCACCACCGGCAGCATCGCCCAGACAAAGCCACCAAAGCCGATGCCCCACTGCTGCCACAGGAACAGGTTCTGCGGGTTGCCGATTGGCGTGAGCATCGAGCCGGCATTCACCGCCAGCGCCTCGAAGATCACCAGGCGCATGGCCGGCATGCGGGCGATACGGCACATGCTGAGAGTGAGCGGCACCATCACGAACAGCGAGACGTCGTTGGTGAGCAGCATCGACAGCAGCGCGGTCGCCGCCACCAAGCCGAGCGCGGCAAGGCGGCGGGTCGAGGTGCGATCGATAAGCCAGCGCCCGGCATGGGCGAGCGCGCCGCTTTCCTCGACCGCCTTGGTGAGGATCAGCAGGCCGGTGAGTGCCGCGATGGTCGGCCAATCCACGAGCGCGGGCCACGAGGACACGCGCGAAGGCATGGCCACCGCGAACAGGATGGCCACGCCGAGTAACACGAGGAA
This genomic interval carries:
- a CDS encoding bifunctional aspartate kinase/diaminopimelate decarboxylase produces the protein MKFGGTSVATAARWRNILELAASRRVEGARVLIVVSALSGITDGLKQLCTHTEPKRRSDAASALADRHHALLGEMSLALPETLGARLADLAGLADTGPADLGELAWQAAVQAHGELMSSALGAAFLSANGLPTAWLDARECLHAVALPNQNERTRLLSAMVEPHPDPALSAALAARGEVFITQGFIARDDDGRTVLLGRGGSDTSAAYFGALLAAARVEIWTDVAGMFSANPRQVAGARLLQRLDYEEAQEIASTGAKVLHPRCLSPLREPRVPLLVKDTNRPELEGTVIGPEVREHAPSIKAISARKGITLVSMESVGMWQQVGFLADVFDAFKRHGLSVDLIGSAETNVTVSLDPTENLLDSDAIAALAADLARVCRVKVIAPCAAITLVGRGMRSMLHKLSGVLAEFGQLRVHLISQSSNNLNLTFVVDEDVVDEMLPRLHELLIGAGALRTDDSVVFGPAWQSLYGSGEAPLPAAAWWQGERTRLLQLAEERTPRYAYHLPTVRAQARKVKSLRAVDRAHYAVKANTHPGILKVLAEEGFAFECVSPGELDAVSAVVPESAPLLFTPNFAARRDFEAALKTRATITIDALHPIEHWGDLFQGRDIVLRVDLGRGLGHHQKVKTGGTGSKFGVPIEHVDRFLRLADDAGARVIGLHAHLGSGILDAAHWGEVYSQLAALAERIGTISVLNIGGGLGVPSHPGETALDMIALDRVLMAVRQAYPQFQVWMEPGRFLVADAGVLLAKVTQEKEKGSNIRYLGLDTGMNSLIRPALYDAWHEISNLSRFGEPATTMYQVVGPICESGDILGSDRRLPESFEDDVILMAQGGAYGAVMASRYNLRDAADEVLLP
- a CDS encoding APC family permease, translated to MENPGYARRINLMDAALIVVGGIIGGGIFLNPGIAAQRTSSGWVLLGLWVAGGLLTLVGCLCYAELGARRPEAGGSYVYLREAFGKLAGFLFGWTMLLVIYSGSSAAVATIFGSYATSVFGLSPSLVKPLAVGALVFVTGINLFGIRLGAQIQNVFAILKLAAIAVLVVTGLAFAGAGTSQAMAASPTAVTGGLAGALLPVLFAFSGFSYLNNLAGEVRDPQRTLPRALVLGMLIVIAAYVLTNYAYLAVLGHDGLAASQAPAADVMSRVFGPAGAKIIAIGIAISTLGFCNITLVAGARVLQVMGEDGLFFASVARLHPKHRTPNIALGALSGWAMVLVLVANYGQLLDFAAFGDWAAYAVTIATLFWYRRHVKERPSFVTPAYPLLPLLFLATVIGVVVAYSLSKPLSAAVVCAVVVAGLPVYAIWQRLFSKGAR
- a CDS encoding (2Fe-2S)-binding protein, yielding MAQQGPTSPVPVPTQGAAEVPPKPVREGIDLIVNDERYRHTGDKAMPLLWYLRDVLRLTGAKYGCDQGNCGFCTVIVDGKAVASCQTKMEGMSGKRVTTVEGLSGKDGSLHPVQQAWIDEDAIMCGFCQPGQIMAAVDLLNRQKNPSDADIDKIGNLCRCGSYGRIRKAIKRAAGSMKEPKA
- a CDS encoding xanthine dehydrogenase family protein molybdopterin-binding subunit; the encoded protein is MSGEIRLSRRRFLKYAAGTAGALVVGIGTVQAAERPAPLSLLGDAWSQVGPYVRVAQDGRIFIGVRDPDNGEGTGTSLARIIAEELDADWSKVTVEYLGLGVEEGNGEPKFIYGRQRSGDASSIPAAWADLRQAGALARWLLLQAAARRLGVPAEQLRGESGFAIAADGRRIAYGDLASAAASVDAPTNPPPLKAAERYKLIGQPAGDIDARAVVTGALRYAADESIGDPIVAVLARCPYPGGTLDSADRDAASKVKGVFAVVDVTPEQGQVIGMAAQAQALAVIAVDTWSALQGREALKATWKPGKDIEPGSGDLEKKALELFDNDDAAPTSTVRNDGDIAAARKKAARALESTYVQPWVAHATAETPNCLVRLDPNTRITLIAASQSPRQAYTVVQRMTGFKPDQIDIRVPRGGGGFGRRLEQDYIAEAVAIALAKKPVDIQNRAIRVLWTRDDDLAHDYYRPFAVHRLNASLDRKQAIVGWHQRMASPSALAGRATPGDRLWQSELMADALPAGLVPNFRSDYYALDSLLPRGEWRGAPHVTPTFASESFIDELAHAVKANPLDFRLKLLGDARQLPYNGRGGPIDTARMANVLKLAADKLDWSRWLRSENGLGIACAYVFGAYVAHAIEVAPTADGIDIQRVVCVADVGLAVNPLGLAAQLEGATIDALSTALNLAITVKDGKVQQTGFKDYPVAPTQPMPYQVETVIVPSTAAPAGASVIGVPSAAPALANAVFRATAVRVRRLPLLRELARLR
- a CDS encoding class I SAM-dependent methyltransferase, with product MSTASFTSEGAAPRTDADLIAGNKRFYDALWAEAQLCSPDRFNTWPLVSELAARATRRLEVAPGLRPRLPLADTQFVDLSRPALSQLRRAGAKVANAMIGALPFKDASFDFVCAFDILEHVVDDDGALGELARVAAPGASLLISTPLHPEAWTPFDDFVGHYRRYEPEAIRALLARHGFTIERSAVYGMQPKSSKLLDLGQYFLTHHRARAMWWYNRVFMPLGLRFQKPLDFKPGFDPAPGVDEVLLVCRKADV
- a CDS encoding polyhydroxyalkanoate depolymerase, producing the protein MLYLMHEWQRSMLSPLSYWAEAGAKMFGDLASPFARMPGADRAAAGYELMYRLGKAYEKPEFDIHSVHAHGHDVAIVEQVAMSKPFCTLKRFKRFSDDQATVDKMKHDPAVLIVAPLSGHHSTLLRDTVRTLLRDHKVYITDWVDARMVPTEEGSFSLADYVSYIEDFIRHVGVHRAHVVSVCQPTVPVLAAVSLMAARGEDTPASLTLMGGPIDTRKSPTSVDNLATTRPLSWFRNQLIHKVPYQYPGAGREVYPGFLQHAGFLAMNPSRHVMSHWDFYENLRKGDLDDAEAHRKFYDEYNAVLDMPAEYYLDTIETVFQEHRLPKGTWEVHGELVQPAKIKNTALLTIEGELDDISGLGQTEAAHGLCKGIAKKQKKHITVEGAGHYGIFSGRRWRDVVYPDVRDFIKKYDKGNSNTGAKGTRKA
- a CDS encoding SLC13 family permease, with product MIRSYPERISWMTWLPESLRNLRRDVFFLVLLGVAILFAVAMPSRVSSWPALVDWPTIAALTGLLILTKAVEESGALAHAGRWLIDRTSTRRLAALGLVAATALLSMLLTNDVSLFVMVPLTLSMCRIARMPAMRLVIFEALAVNAGSMLTPIGNPQNLFLWQQWGIGFGGFVWAMLPVVAIALVLLLALTAVAFPATRLEVHEHVKNGLDRTMLVVAAVLYLPFLVLADLHYVAWGLVGVFVVFAVFRPRILAAIDWGLLLTFVLMFIDLRMLAGLDVVKSALGALDLQQPLHLFGAGAVASQVVSNVPAAILLAEYSHDWRTLAWAVNVGGFGFILGSLANLIALRLLGEKKAWATFHLWSVPFFLVMATISALLL